A window of Yoonia sp. SS1-5 genomic DNA:
CGCATCGGCGGTGTGCCGTCGCTTGAACCGATAGATAGCGACTAGCGATCCACATGAAAAACGAATAAGAAATATATATAAACTGAGTTTCTCATATGGATAACCCCGATGGACATTACATTGCTGAAAACCTTTCTGGAGGTCGCCGCAACCGGATCGTTTGTGTCAGCGTCAGAACGGCTCTACGTCACCCAATCGGCAGTATCCCTGCGCATTCAGCGGCTGGAAGATACGCTGGGAAAGCCAATGTTCACCCGGTCCAAGGCAGGTGCAGAACTGACGAATGCGGGTCGCGAATTTGAACGCTACGCGCTGTCGATCATTCGCGTCTGGGAAGAGGCCCGCCAGCAGGTCGCCATCCCCGAAGGCTTTACGCGATCCCTGACAATCGGGGCGCAATATTCGCTCTGGCCGCGTTTGGGGTTTCGCTGGATTGACGCCCTGCGACAGGACTTTCCCGATTTGAATATTCGGGCAGAGTTGGGCATGCCCGACCGCCTGACCAGGTTTCTGATCGAAGGGATCATGCATGTCGGCCTTCTCTACATGCCCCAGCTGCGGCCGGGCCTGATGGCCGAGCAGATATTGGAGGAAGAACTGGTCATGGTTGCATCCTGGCCCAATCCGACGATGGAGATTTCGGATCGCTATGTCTTTATCGACTGGGGGCCCGAATTCGTGGGTGCGCATGCGCTGGCCTTGCCAGAACTGACCAATCCGGGGCTGACATTTTCGCTGGGCGCGATGGCGGCCGAATATATCGTGAACCGTCAGGCCGCCGCTTATCTGCCTGCACGCTATGTCAAAAGGTATCTGGATGCCGGGCAATTGCATCTGGTGCCGGACGCCCCGCGCTTTCCCTACCCGGTATGGGCGGTCTGGCGCGAAGATCTCGACCCTGCCTTGCGCAATGGTGCGGCGCTGGCCCTGCAAACCGTCGCGACCGCCGCAGAAGCGGACGGTGACGCCGTCATCGAAAAGCTGCGCGACATCAGCGAAGATGGCGAAGTCGACATCCTCGGGCTTACAGAGGATACATAACAATTACTCGCCTCAAGCATGATTATTTTGAATTTCCATTGTTGATACGATTTCCATAAACGTCATCGCAGCAGGAATGCTCCCGTTCTGAGAACAGGGCGGGTCACCTTCTTTGGGAGAGGAATGACCCATGAAGAATGTCTTTATTATCGCTGCAATCAGCGGCTTTATGGCAACCGGCGCTGCCGCACAGACAACGACTTTCAACAACCAGGACGCATCTGCAGACGCTGTTGAAGCGCTGGAAGAAGCCATCGAAGATGATCGCGATCGCGACCTTGGTCGTTTTGGCAATGAAGGCCGCGAAATCGGCTCTTACGGCTCACTTGCGGTCCGGGGTACAAATGTTCAAAGCGGCGACGACTCCACAACCGATATCGGTTTGGGCCTGCGCTATGGTGCGTTTGACGGCGTGAACGGTTTCGACATCACGGCAAGCCTGTCATATGGCGAAACTGACAGTGAAACCACCAAAGATACATTGCTGGCCGGCATCGACTACCGCCGCGATCTGACAGCGTCGACTTTTGCCTTCGGCAAGTTGGAAGCCTTCTTTGACAACCTCGCAGAAGCCCCTGCTGATCCGACCGAAACTGCGCCAGTCGAACAAGACGTGTTTGTTGGTGCGGGTCTGGGTTACCGGATCTTCAACGACAACATGATGCAATGGTCCGTGCAGGCAGGCCCTGGCTACCGGTCCGCAAAACTTGCCGGTGGTGATGAAATCGAGGAAGCCGCAGCATCCGTGTCGTCCAACTTCTTCCGCAGCCTGTCGGAAAGCTCTTACGTCACAAACGACACAGACGTGATCTATTCGGAAACGCTGACAACCGTGAACAACGAACTGGCGCTGAATGTCGCAATGACACAGACGCTGTCGCTGCGCACCAGCTACACATCAGTTTTCGATGTGGATCAGGGACCACAGGAAGGCACAAATACGCTGGGCGTATCTGTGATCTACAACTTCAACTGATCACGGGTTTGCATTCCCAAGTGGGCCGCGCCCTCGCAGGTCCTCGTCAGATTGAAGCAAGGGGCGGAGAAATCCGCCCCTTCGTTTTTTTTTGGGAATAGCTTGGCCGGAGCGGTCCAGTTACGCACAAGGTTATGATTGCGGCAGCAGAATATCCACCAGCCCCCGCACCATGATTTCGGCGCTGTCGATCATATCCTGCACGCCGATATATTCGTCAGGTTTATGGGCAAGTTCCAATATCCCCGGGCCGTAAGCGATACAGTTTTTCAGTTTGCCGATCCGGTCGATATGCTTTTGGTCATAGGTCCCGGGCGAGGCGACAAACTCTGCCGGTTTTCCCAGAACTTTCTCGATCTGGCTGGCGATGACCTGCACCACTGGCGCGGCGCGATCCGTCATGCTTGGCAGGACCAGATTGATCTCGCGCAGGTCGTAGTCAAACTTGTCCCGCGTCGCCTTCAACCCATCCAGCAAGGCGGTCACCTCGCCACGCACATCGGCGATGTTTTCCTCGGCCAGAAACCGGCGGTCGATCACGATCCGGCAGCTGTCGGGGACGCAATGGGCGGGCAATCCGGTATAGTCCGCCGGCTGTTCGGGCTGGCCGCCATGTACCGAATTAATATTCATCGTCGAAGACCGGGCGCCTTCAGGCACGACAGGCATATCCGTCGTCCGGGCAGCCATGGCCGGGTACAGCTTATCCTCGAACTCTGTCAGCACCGCCCCCATATGCCGCACCGCGCAATCGCCCAGAAAGGGCATGGACCCATGGGCAATTTCGCCAAATGTCTCGATCTCGGCCCACCAGCCCCCGCGGTGACCAAGGCAAACCCGATCCTTGTTCAAAGGTTCGGGGATAATCACATGCTGCACGCGCTGGGGGCTGAAATAGCCCTGCTCGGCCAGATAGGCCACGCCGCCATAGCCACCGGATTCCTCATCCGCTGTACCCGAAATTTCGATCGCCCCTGAATAATCCGGAAATAGCGCAATAAAGGCCTCGGCGGCGATAATGGACGTGGCAAGCCCGCCCTTCATATCGCAGGCCCCGCGCCCGTAAATCTTGCCGTCCTCAAGGGCGCCGCCAAATGGGTCCTTCGTCCAGCCATTGCCGACCTCAACCACATCGGTATGGCTGTTGAAATGCACGCAAGGGCCCGGGTGGCACCCCTCACGACGGGCAATGATGTTCCAGCGCGGATATGTGTCGCTATCCCCCGGCGTACCAACGGCGCGGATCAATTCGGTCTCAAACCCCGATTGCGTCAATCGTCGGGCCAGATATTCGCAAATCTCGCGATAGCAATCGCCCGGCGGGTTCAGCGTGGGAATGCGAATAAGGTCCTGCGTCAGCGAAATCAAATCCGCCTCGCGCGATCTGATCAGCGCTGTGATTTGCTCAAAGGCGGGTTGGTCATCCATAATCGGAGTATTGGCGAGAATGCAGACAGGTTCAACTCACCCCCATCCATGCGGTCAGGATTCTATGACCTTGAGAAAAATCGTGGTGTCGCTAACGTCAAAGGCGGTGTTGACCTAACGTCAGTAGGCCTGCGCGCAAGACAGTGAAGGAGTGGGGACAATGTTACAGGACATTTATCAGGCTTTGACCGCCGATGAGACCATGTCGGGGGCAGAGCCGATCATTATCGAGTTGGTTTTTGAAGACCCCCAGACCCCCGATACGGTTGCTGCCGGCATCGCCGCTGCACTGCCCAACGCACCGGTGACAGTGACAAGTGCGTTCGAGACCCCGACCGATCAGTTTCTTTTCGCCGCATTTGAAGGCATCCGCGAACGCGGCCAGGAAGCACAGATTTTCGCGATGGCCCGCGCCCTGCGCACCGCCCTTGACGCGGTCGAGGCAAACCCCGTTCTGACCGACAGCACCTATGGGGCCGCTGCCGTTGACGCCGCCACGGATCGTGAAAGCTTCAAGGGGCTGTGCACGACCGAAAAGACAAATCTGCAACCCTTCGGATGGCCACACAAGATGATCCGCACGCCGCAGGCCTGGCGCAAAAGTCGCGGTGAAGGCGCCCGCGTTGCAGTGATTGATACAGGTCATTCCACCCATCAGGAATTGAACGGCGCCATCGTGCAGACCGGCCAGCGCAATCTGGTCGAGGGCGGCACGGACGCGCATGACAGGTTTAACGACGGGATGATGATGAACCCCGGCCACGGCACGCTGGTATGTTCGGTTGTGGGCAGCCGTGGTGACGTCGATACCCGGGGGAATGTTGCGAATAATGGTGCGGTTGTCGGGTCTGCCCCCGCCGCCGAGGTCTTGCCGATCCGGGCAATCAAATCGGTCGTCAATTTCCGGCAATCAACGATACCCGCCGCGATTGCCCATGCCATCAACCAAGGTGCAGATGTGATTGCCATGGCGTTGGGCGGGCCGACCCGCGTCGCCTCGACCGAGCGGGCGTTGCGGCAGGCGGTTGAACACGGGCTGGTCATTGTCTGTGCGGCAGGGAATTGCTGGCCCAAGGTCGTCTTTCCAGCCGCCTATGCCGCCGAAGGGCTGTGTACAGCCGTCGCGGCACTGACCCAGTCCAAACACCCTTGGGCCAAATCGGGGCAAGGTCCGCAAGTGACCATTGCCGCCCCGGGCGAAAACGTCTGGGGGGCGTCAAAGAACAAGGCCTCCGATCCCGATAACGGTGTCCGGGCGTCACAAGGGACAACGCTGGCCACATCCCTGACCGCCGGTGTCGCGGCCCTTTGGGTGGCCCATCACGGCGGGCGTGCCGCCTTGCAGGCCAAAGCCCGGGCCGCCGGCACGACGG
This region includes:
- a CDS encoding LysR substrate-binding domain-containing protein, yielding MDITLLKTFLEVAATGSFVSASERLYVTQSAVSLRIQRLEDTLGKPMFTRSKAGAELTNAGREFERYALSIIRVWEEARQQVAIPEGFTRSLTIGAQYSLWPRLGFRWIDALRQDFPDLNIRAELGMPDRLTRFLIEGIMHVGLLYMPQLRPGLMAEQILEEELVMVASWPNPTMEISDRYVFIDWGPEFVGAHALALPELTNPGLTFSLGAMAAEYIVNRQAAAYLPARYVKRYLDAGQLHLVPDAPRFPYPVWAVWREDLDPALRNGAALALQTVATAAEADGDAVIEKLRDISEDGEVDILGLTEDT
- a CDS encoding DUF481 domain-containing protein → MKNVFIIAAISGFMATGAAAQTTTFNNQDASADAVEALEEAIEDDRDRDLGRFGNEGREIGSYGSLAVRGTNVQSGDDSTTDIGLGLRYGAFDGVNGFDITASLSYGETDSETTKDTLLAGIDYRRDLTASTFAFGKLEAFFDNLAEAPADPTETAPVEQDVFVGAGLGYRIFNDNMMQWSVQAGPGYRSAKLAGGDEIEEAAASVSSNFFRSLSESSYVTNDTDVIYSETLTTVNNELALNVAMTQTLSLRTSYTSVFDVDQGPQEGTNTLGVSVIYNFN
- a CDS encoding acetylornithine deacetylase/succinyl-diaminopimelate desuccinylase family protein — translated: MDDQPAFEQITALIRSREADLISLTQDLIRIPTLNPPGDCYREICEYLARRLTQSGFETELIRAVGTPGDSDTYPRWNIIARREGCHPGPCVHFNSHTDVVEVGNGWTKDPFGGALEDGKIYGRGACDMKGGLATSIIAAEAFIALFPDYSGAIEISGTADEESGGYGGVAYLAEQGYFSPQRVQHVIIPEPLNKDRVCLGHRGGWWAEIETFGEIAHGSMPFLGDCAVRHMGAVLTEFEDKLYPAMAARTTDMPVVPEGARSSTMNINSVHGGQPEQPADYTGLPAHCVPDSCRIVIDRRFLAEENIADVRGEVTALLDGLKATRDKFDYDLREINLVLPSMTDRAAPVVQVIASQIEKVLGKPAEFVASPGTYDQKHIDRIGKLKNCIAYGPGILELAHKPDEYIGVQDMIDSAEIMVRGLVDILLPQS
- a CDS encoding S8 family serine peptidase; translation: MLQDIYQALTADETMSGAEPIIIELVFEDPQTPDTVAAGIAAALPNAPVTVTSAFETPTDQFLFAAFEGIRERGQEAQIFAMARALRTALDAVEANPVLTDSTYGAAAVDAATDRESFKGLCTTEKTNLQPFGWPHKMIRTPQAWRKSRGEGARVAVIDTGHSTHQELNGAIVQTGQRNLVEGGTDAHDRFNDGMMMNPGHGTLVCSVVGSRGDVDTRGNVANNGAVVGSAPAAEVLPIRAIKSVVNFRQSTIPAAIAHAINQGADVIAMALGGPTRVASTERALRQAVEHGLVIVCAAGNCWPKVVFPAAYAAEGLCTAVAALTQSKHPWAKSGQGPQVTIAAPGENVWGASKNKASDPDNGVRASQGTTLATSLTAGVAALWVAHHGGRAALQAKARAAGTTVQAMFVASVTHDITKPGVWRGSKTLGAGMIDAEKTLAAPLPGQATGTEAVAAKNLGKTGVSPTLNTLITHLANHDPDALDDVGPEIADFAAEILWLSHRAGAKARAVETLGDEAAVGPDHASADLAAALSDKPHLQAVLRIAG